From the genome of Papaver somniferum cultivar HN1 chromosome 2, ASM357369v1, whole genome shotgun sequence, one region includes:
- the LOC113351473 gene encoding uncharacterized protein LOC113351473 → MSARDLEIKEMNNGDTALHTAAIAGNIQAAQVMVEKNPNFPQIRNRNGWIPLSSAAYCSSYKQKEMMEYLLSVTKHNNRSPFYGRAGGELICTITRAGCHGIAKKLIEEYPNLATDKDKHGICALEIYGGTDTDVDLPVSPPISREGTDLPTIRGRKSTMNKFLSFTYFTEVPGSKKVYKKKLMHKQALDLVKCICEQISEVSYSEISEILTSTKILSKAITSGTVEVVAECIQTFPDLVWFKMNKLNLFEIAIEERHERIFNLVCEMDEVKKTFVYLRDETSGNTILHLAAKLAPPAQLNSVSCVALQMQRELQWYKEVEKISLPINKVIRNKDGKIPQALFREQHKELVRKGGDWMKGTAESCMLVATLIATVVSATAFTVPGGNYESGSNNKGIPIFLHEASFMVFAVTDSLALFSSITSVRMFLSILTSRFREEYFLESLPRRLMIGLATLFFSIITIMVAFSATLAIAIGPKFGWFPIPLAVMACVPITLFAFLHFHLFSEIAWSTYRPVLFRRHKMLY, encoded by the exons ATGTCAGCGAGAGACCTGGAAATTAAAGAAATGAACAATGGTGATACGGCTCTTCACACTGCTGCAATAGCTGGAAATATCCAAGCCGCTCAAGTCATGGTGGAAAAGAACCCGAACTTTCCCCAAATACGTAATAGAAATGGATGGATCCCGCTGTCAAGTGCTGCTTATTGTTCATCATATAAACAAAAGGAGATGATGGAGTATCTTTTGAGTGTCACTAAACATAACAATCGTAGTCCATTCTACGGTCGTGCTGGTGGTGAACTTATTTGCACTATAACTAGAGCAGGCTGCCACG GAATTGCCAAAAAACTGATCGAGGAGTATCCAAATTTGGCAACAGACAAAGATAAACATGGTATTTGTGCATTAGAA ATATATGGTGGCACAGATACTGACGTGGACTTGCCTGTATCTCCTCCCATCTCTAGAGAAGGCACTGACCTCCCAACAATCAGAGGAAGAAAATCCACAATGAACAAGTTTCTCTCTTTTACCTACTTTACTGAAG TTCCAGGAAGCAAAAAGGTCTAcaaaaaaaagttgatgcataagcAAGCCTTAGATTTGGTTAAATGCATTTGTGAACAAATCTCTGAAGTTAGTTATTCAGAAATATCGGAAATTCTCACATCGACTAAAATTTTGAGCAAGGCTATAACAAGTGGAACAGTTGAAGTCGTAGCCGAGTGTATCCAAACATTCCCCGATCTAGTTTGGTTTAAAATGAACAAGCTAAATTTGTTTGAGATTGCAATTGAAGAGCGTCATGAAAGAATATTTAATCTTGTGTGTGAGATGGATGAGGTTAAAAAGACGTTTGTTTATTTAAGGGACGAAACATCAGGTAACACTATTCTACATTTGGCTGCCAAGTTAGCACCCCCTGCTCAACTGAATTCAGTATCTTGTGTTGCCCTTCAAATGCAACGAGAGCTGCAATGGTATAAG GAGGTAGAAAAGATCTCTTTACCAATAAACAAAGTAATAAGGAACAAGGATGGGAAAATTCCCCAAGCTTTATTCAGAGAGCAGCATAAAGAACTAGTGAGGAAAGGAGGGGATTGGATGAAAGGTACAGCTGAATCATGTATGCTAGTAGCCACTCTTATCGCTACTGTAGTTTCCGCTACTGCTTTCACCGTACCAGGTGGAAATTATGAAAGTGGAAGTAACAACAAAGGAATTCCAATCTTCTTACATGAGGCCTCATTCATGGTGTTCGCTGTAACAGACAGCTTAGCGCTTTTCTCTTCAATTACATCAGTTCGGATGTTCTTATCGATATTAACTTCACGTTTCAGAGAAGAATATTTCCTTGAGTCATTGCCTAGAAGACTGATGATAGGACTTGCAACACTTTTCTTCTCTATAATTACTATCATGGTTGCCTTCAGTGCGACACTAGCTATTGCAATTGGGCCAAAGTTTGGATGGTTTCCAATACCTTTAGCTGTAATGGCTTGCGTGCCTATCACCCTTTTTGCATTCTTACATTTTCATTTGTTCTCCGAGATAGCGTGGTCAACATATCGCCCTGTGCTCTTTCGTAGACATAAGATGCTTTACTAA